In Anabas testudineus chromosome 12, fAnaTes1.2, whole genome shotgun sequence, the genomic stretch CCCAGAGCAACAGGAGCCAAGGCCACAGCACCTACTGCACCTACAGTAAAATTTAGTTTACAAAAGTAATTGTAAACTAAACAAGTGTATTTAAAATCAGTGGAAAATTGTCTTACCTGCTCCTACTGCGATGGCAAAAAGTGTCTTTTTCcctaaaacacaaaagcaaaaatgacaTTGAAAGCTAAAGTATTAGTATTTGTTTAAAAGACGAGAACCAGTATGAATGTTATCAGTATTGTAACAAGATCTAGAAAATCTTAGatagacaaagaaagagagagagagagagagaggtgcacATGCTGTATACCAGTATAGCAGAAGACAACAATGACTAGAAACATTAAtggtaaaataatgtgttattaCACGAAGGCTGAACTGAATCATACTACCTGGGCCTTTCGGTCCATTCGGTCCATCAGGTCCATTTGGTCCATCAGGTCCATTTGGTCCATCAGGTCCATTTGGTCCATCAGGTCCATTTGGTCCATCAGGTCCATTCGGTCCAGATGGAACTGAAGGTGGGTCGCTCCCTTCTTTTGTCCCTGTTTCAGAGTttgtcttgtcttcttcttcctcatctccttcctctgtgtctccatccttctctctATCTTCTGGTGTCTCCTGCCAACTCTCTTTTTTGCTTCTATTATTCTTCATATCTTCTTCTTGTCAAGTCAACAATGCAGCTGGTCTCTGTGAAGCactgtaaagaataaaaaaatgatttatttactaatctaataaataaataaatctctaaGCAATGTCTGAGTGCAGTCCACTTTCCAAACAATACAGGTTCAAATAACCTAACACCTAAATGTCATTTGGTGTGTTCTTGTAATAGACTAGTAACCTGTGCAGAGTGTACCTAAGGTTGTACCTGTGCATGTTTCGCCCACTGATAAGAAACAGATAAGAAAATAACGCTTCTGGATCATGAATGTAACAAAATGTAGTGAATATTTAAGGGAAACGTTCATTGACTTTCAgattaatagtttttaaaactCTATTGAAATAGTAAAAACAGATATAACACAAAGTCTGAGATACTATCCAGCACAtataattaatgtaataataaaactatcTCATCGGCAACAAGTCATTTAATTAATTCCAAGGTGTTTTGCAGCTACTAAACTTTacatgtgtgttactgtgtttacatttacatttagtcattagaCAGACTCACACGTTTCCACCACACTGTCCAGTATGTTAGATGAAAAATCTGATTTGTTCTTACCTTAACACGAATCACATTAAATGCTCTGTCGCTGATCTTTCTCCAGACTTCACAGCTGATTATTCCTCAGTCCAGCCCGAATTTATACTGCTGCCAAATCAGTCACTCTTCAAATGCTGTTGCGCAGTTTGTCTTGCGATTACGGTAAAGACGCGTCTTGTTACAAacttttagtttaaaatatatCACCAGTGTAAttcatatatatactgtattggTTTTAAAAGGCATGGGTGAAAGTTGAAAAGTTATGGATATAAAAAAtccctaaaaataaaaagattgtCTTCCGCTGACATTGcattaaaacattattgtaTTATAACTGATGGATTAACATAATCATAGCATCATCTGAAGTAGTGAAGATTTTTTTAGAAAAGCTAAATCACATactggaagaaataaaaaaaatacttttgtatTATACTTGTTTTGCACGTTTCACTGTTAAAGGACCATTCtagtgtttttgtctcttggTCTCATTTTGTAATAACACGTTTGCCATTAAGCAGAAGATGGTAAATAATGATCTTATCCATTTTTAACGGGAACATCAGAGGCTAAGTTTGTGTTGTGTCTAATAAATGTTGAAGCAATTCTACTCACGGAGTAAATTCAAAGTCTACGACTGGACTCTTACAGCATCAGCTGTGATTTCTTAAGAAAAGAAACTTGTTAGAAATTGAACAAAAGAGGGCGTCTCCCAGTCACTTCCTGCCTTTAACCTAAATAACACCAACACTAACACTTCTCAGATTCTAAGTCACCATTAATCATTTCTATAAATGCAGCATGACACCAGTTCAGCTGCTCCTACAAACCTGAGTTCAGAAAATAAGGTTCGTGTTGGAATCACAGAAGAAAACCTGGAGGTTGTGATGCTCTTAAAAAAACTTAAGTAGAACAAAGAGtatttttacaaatacagttttaGATATGATGCCTTAACTATTTATGTTcaataaattgtatttgtagtaaaggtgaaaattaaaaatcGGCTATTTTAACTAAAGAGTTTGTCGTCTCATTTAAATTTGGATAAACTTTATCAGAGTTATCAGTGGAGGGTGGTCTCTTTAAAAACACCTGCAGTTCAATGTGTACTTTTCTTGTAGTAAACATGAAGTGCATATTGTGTTTACAGAAAGCTAGATAGAGTAAGAAACCTGTTCAAGACGTCAGGATGGATCATGTGTAACTAATTAACAATAGCTACATCTACTGACGTACTACAATGTGTGTTCAGTAATCagaaaacaataatattaacaataataataaatggaaGGATTTACAGCTGGCACATCACAACTCACAAGTTAAACCGATTTATTGCACATTTGAAATCATAAAGTGCACCAAAGTCTattgaacaacaacaacgactgtatgtttgtttgttttttggttccTTCAAGATCTCCAGCGGATGAGGCTGGCCACCCATCCCATCGCTCCTCCAGCACCGGCCACAGCTGCAGTGGTGGCTGCTGACAGACCAGCTGCACCTACAGCAGGACGACACACATAAGAGGGATTGAACACTTTAACAGACTAAACTTAACGAAGATGAATTCAATTTCATGACCTTACAACAGTTCAACCCATCTATACTCGACCTGCTGACTGCAGCAGGGCCACAGCACCTCCTGCTGCCACTCCTCCTCCATTAGCAACTGCAGCCACTGACATCATTTTAGCAGCTATGGAGCCTGCTGCTATTCCAGCTGAGGTGA encodes the following:
- the LOC113158699 gene encoding interferon alpha-inducible protein 27-like protein 2A isoform X3 — protein: MKNNRSKKESWQETPEDREKDGDTEEGDEEEEDKTNSETGTKEGSDPPSVPSGPNGPDGPNGPDGPNGPKGPGKKTLFAIAVGAGAVGAVALAPVALGAAGFTSAGIAAGSIAAKMMSAAAIANGGGVAAGSTVALLQSAGAAGLSTTATAVVAGAGGAVGGLVSLIRWRS
- the LOC113158700 gene encoding interferon alpha-inducible protein 27-like protein 2A; amino-acid sequence: MVFKTTGTIVAGAVGAVVVAPVALGAAGFTSAGIAAGSIAAKMMSVAAVANGGGVAAGGAVALLQSAGAAGLSAATTAAVAGAGGAMGWVASLIRWRS
- the LOC113158699 gene encoding interferon alpha-inducible protein 27-like protein 2B isoform X1, with product MKNNRSKKESWQETPEDREKDGDTEEGDEEEEDKTNSETGTKEGSDPPSVPSGPNGPDGPNGPDGPNGPDGPNGPDGPNGPDGPNGPKGPGKKTLFAIAVGAGAVGAVALAPVALGAAGFTSAGIAAGSIAAKMMSAAAIANGGGVAAGSTVALLQSAGAAGLSTTATAVVAGAGGAVGGLVSLIRWRS
- the LOC113158699 gene encoding collagen alpha-1(I) chain-like isoform X4: MKNNRSKKESWQETPEDREKDGDTEEGDEEEEDKTNSETGTKEGSDPPSVPSGPNGPDGPNGPDGPNGPDGPNGPDGPNGPDGPNGPKGPGKKTLFAIAVGAGAVGAVALAPVALGAAGFTSAGIAAGSIAGAAGLSTTATAVVAGAGGAVGGLVSLIRWRS
- the LOC113158699 gene encoding interferon alpha-inducible protein 27-like protein 2B isoform X2 gives rise to the protein MKNNRSKKESWQETPEDREKDGDTEEGDEEEEDKTNSETGTKEGSDPPSVPSGPNGPDGPNGPDGPNGPDGPNGPDGPNGPDGPNGPKGPGKKTLFAIAVGAVGAVALAPVALGAAGFTSAGIAAGSIAAKMMSAAAIANGGGVAAGSTVALLQSAGAAGLSTTATAVVAGAGGAVGGLVSLIRWRS